A genomic segment from Sorangium aterium encodes:
- a CDS encoding protein kinase domain-containing protein — translation MTERYAAGPMSVGSRHPSTLGRYRLIKKIGMGGMAEIWVASVAGMSGVRKICVVKRILPHLVDSPEFVRMFLDEARIAATLDHPNLVQMYDVEDVDGVPVIAMEYLHGEDLRTVRKSLRSANRRMPIEHAITIAAGVAAGLHYAHEKVGFDGKPLDIVHRDVSPHNVIVTYDGAVKILDFGIAKAANRVNETRDGALKGKVPYMSPEQCTSEHLDRRSDIYSVGLLLYEMSTGSRMFRRGATEFELMRAIVEDPVLPPSEVCADYPPGLERILLKCLERDREKRYATARDLQIDLEAFAREERLATSALALSSFMSELFGQRVEVWRGALASGEDLESHIVEKQEPIQNEDSFAGALDAVAEAPQAVETGRPGGVATKLSAPLFAASRPDAAGDPDTPPRSRRLPALSLADAGAGVEGAEPEGAHGHGPRALTVTKRRLGSLLIVSLSGRMTEELQGLAVARGISGRVLFDLGGVQRVTSFGVREWMAMLAEVSRSASEIYIGRCTEPIVNQISMIRRFFGDGRVVSFYGPYRCERCGAAFDRLFDCDRDAHLVRTHEPPASPCPRCGAAAVFDDDAESYFAFAASQAGIDLPADVRAALDELARLDAGTHEAIEKTVDERGTRIRVRCKLDAHVRWKRALDGIEGPLVLDLAGAAGVTSEGARALALSLRALGGEVTSIQIEGCPVVLLEHLAAESPPLRAEVVSAIVDGTCERCNAPRQTLLDVKEAAQAARDDREPYVPCKRCNAPLAFPWLRPALKRLGAAPEPAPTLAGAHEPATKRSAAGGHVTGAGAGAPVGAAASAGAAASAGAAAPAAAPAGASPSAAAVSAAGGSKSRGVLAAFAAGALLVLAVAFAYQARGRSRPAAGAAPPPAPSSGWRAAPPVEEGPPWMDRPFTAEGDAIFVVGEGSGASREAALAVARADAISRLASNVVPALAGSQAYGFIQAHGGGARRAGMAEAEASRYLKQVGAFATPERVDARFQERDGAVAAVARYRMRKESFDAAVQSYRRTVSALGLTAAPLFPLLEGELKTSGDAVVVAVEDRGPAAAAGVRVGDAVVAINGRPVVSFEAMRHALPSAQEGATLELTLESGGARRTVAIKRPSAAREGG, via the coding sequence ATGACCGAGCGCTACGCCGCCGGCCCCATGAGCGTCGGCTCGCGCCACCCCTCCACGCTCGGCAGGTACCGGCTGATCAAGAAGATCGGCATGGGCGGCATGGCCGAGATCTGGGTGGCCTCGGTCGCGGGCATGTCGGGCGTGCGGAAGATCTGCGTGGTCAAGCGCATCCTCCCGCACCTCGTCGACAGCCCCGAGTTCGTGCGGATGTTCCTCGACGAGGCGCGCATCGCCGCCACCCTGGACCACCCCAACCTCGTCCAGATGTACGACGTCGAGGACGTCGACGGCGTGCCGGTCATCGCGATGGAGTACCTCCACGGCGAGGATCTCAGGACCGTCAGGAAGTCGCTCCGGTCGGCGAACCGGCGGATGCCGATCGAGCACGCGATCACCATCGCGGCGGGCGTCGCGGCCGGGCTCCACTACGCGCACGAGAAGGTCGGCTTCGACGGCAAGCCGCTCGACATCGTCCACCGCGACGTGTCCCCGCACAACGTGATCGTCACCTACGACGGGGCCGTGAAGATCCTCGACTTCGGGATCGCGAAGGCGGCGAACCGCGTCAACGAGACGCGCGACGGCGCGCTCAAGGGCAAGGTCCCGTACATGTCGCCCGAGCAGTGCACGAGCGAGCACCTCGATCGCCGGAGCGACATCTACTCGGTCGGCCTGCTGCTCTACGAGATGTCGACGGGGAGCCGGATGTTCCGGCGCGGCGCAACCGAGTTCGAGCTGATGCGGGCGATCGTGGAGGACCCCGTGCTGCCGCCGAGCGAGGTCTGCGCCGACTACCCGCCGGGGCTGGAGCGCATCCTGCTCAAGTGCCTGGAGCGGGATCGGGAGAAGCGGTACGCGACCGCGAGGGATCTCCAGATCGACCTCGAGGCGTTCGCCCGGGAGGAGCGGCTCGCCACCTCGGCGCTCGCCCTGTCGTCGTTCATGTCGGAGCTGTTCGGCCAGCGCGTGGAGGTGTGGCGGGGCGCGCTCGCCTCGGGGGAGGACCTCGAATCGCACATCGTCGAGAAGCAGGAGCCGATACAGAACGAGGACTCCTTCGCGGGCGCGCTCGACGCCGTGGCCGAGGCGCCGCAGGCCGTCGAGACCGGCCGCCCCGGCGGGGTCGCCACGAAGCTCTCCGCGCCGCTCTTCGCGGCGTCGCGGCCCGACGCAGCGGGGGATCCGGACACGCCACCGCGCTCCAGGAGGCTCCCCGCGCTGTCGCTCGCGGACGCCGGCGCCGGCGTGGAGGGCGCGGAGCCCGAGGGGGCGCACGGGCACGGCCCGCGGGCCCTCACGGTGACCAAGCGGAGGCTGGGCAGCCTGCTCATCGTCTCGCTGTCGGGGCGGATGACCGAGGAGCTCCAGGGCCTCGCGGTCGCGCGCGGCATCTCCGGCCGCGTGCTCTTCGATCTGGGCGGGGTGCAGCGGGTCACGTCGTTCGGCGTGCGCGAGTGGATGGCGATGCTGGCCGAGGTGTCGCGGAGCGCGTCCGAGATCTACATCGGCCGCTGCACCGAGCCGATCGTGAACCAGATCAGCATGATCCGCCGCTTCTTCGGGGACGGGCGCGTCGTGTCGTTCTACGGCCCGTACCGGTGCGAGCGCTGCGGCGCCGCCTTCGACCGGCTGTTCGACTGCGACAGGGACGCGCACCTCGTCAGGACGCACGAGCCGCCCGCGAGCCCCTGCCCGCGCTGCGGCGCGGCGGCGGTGTTCGACGACGACGCCGAGAGCTACTTCGCGTTCGCGGCGAGCCAGGCGGGGATCGATCTGCCGGCGGACGTGCGGGCCGCGCTCGACGAGCTCGCGCGGCTCGACGCGGGGACCCACGAGGCGATCGAGAAGACGGTCGACGAGCGCGGGACCCGCATCCGCGTGCGCTGCAAGCTCGACGCGCACGTCCGGTGGAAGCGCGCGCTCGACGGGATCGAGGGGCCGCTGGTCCTCGATCTCGCGGGCGCGGCGGGGGTGACGTCCGAGGGCGCGAGGGCGCTCGCGCTGTCGCTCCGCGCGCTGGGCGGCGAGGTGACGTCGATCCAGATCGAGGGCTGTCCGGTGGTGCTGCTCGAGCACCTCGCCGCGGAGAGCCCCCCGCTGCGCGCGGAGGTGGTCTCGGCGATCGTCGACGGCACCTGCGAGCGGTGCAACGCGCCCCGGCAGACGCTGCTCGACGTGAAGGAGGCCGCGCAGGCCGCCCGCGACGATCGGGAGCCGTACGTGCCGTGCAAGCGGTGCAACGCGCCGCTCGCGTTCCCGTGGCTCCGGCCGGCGCTGAAGCGCCTCGGCGCCGCGCCGGAGCCGGCGCCCACGCTCGCCGGGGCGCATGAGCCGGCGACGAAGCGGTCTGCCGCCGGGGGGCATGTGACGGGGGCGGGGGCCGGGGCGCCCGTTGGCGCAGCAGCGTCGGCAGGCGCAGCGGCATCGGCGGGCGCCGCGGCGCCGGCAGCGGCGCCGGCGGGGGCGTCTCCGTCGGCCGCGGCCGTCTCGGCGGCCGGAGGCTCCAAATCGCGCGGGGTGCTCGCGGCGTTCGCGGCGGGAGCGCTGCTCGTCCTCGCCGTGGCCTTCGCCTACCAGGCCCGGGGACGCTCGCGCCCCGCCGCCGGGGCGGCCCCGCCGCCCGCGCCGAGCTCGGGGTGGCGCGCGGCGCCGCCGGTCGAGGAGGGCCCTCCGTGGATGGACAGGCCGTTCACCGCCGAGGGCGACGCGATCTTCGTTGTCGGCGAGGGCTCGGGCGCCAGCCGAGAGGCGGCGCTCGCGGTCGCGCGCGCCGACGCGATCTCCCGGCTCGCGAGCAACGTCGTGCCGGCGCTCGCGGGGTCGCAGGCGTACGGCTTCATCCAGGCGCACGGCGGCGGCGCGCGGCGCGCCGGCATGGCGGAGGCCGAGGCGAGCCGCTACCTGAAGCAGGTCGGCGCGTTCGCCACGCCCGAGCGCGTCGACGCGCGCTTCCAGGAGCGCGACGGCGCGGTGGCGGCCGTCGCGCGCTACCGCATGCGCAAGGAGAGCTTCGACGCGGCCGTGCAGAGCTACCGGAGGACGGTCAGCGCGCTCGGGCTGACCGCGGCGCCCCTCTTCCCCCTGCTCGAAGGCGAGCTGAAGACGAGCGGAGACGCCGTCGTTGTCGCCGTGGAAGACCGCGGCCCCGCCGCGGCCGCGGGCGTCCGCGTCGGCGACGCGGTGGTCGCGATCAACGGCCGGCCGGTCGTCAGCTTTGAAGCGATGCGTCATGCGCTGCCGAGCGCGCAGGAGGGGGCCACCCTCGAGCTCACGCTCGAGTCGGGCGGCGCGCGGCGGACGGTCGCGATCAAGAGGCCGAGCGCGGCGCGGGAAGGGGGCTGA
- a CDS encoding serine/threonine protein kinase translates to MRGLEEIEGLEVGTLIAGKYRVDRLLDKGAMGAVVAATHVDLDELRAIKVLLPATAADPEMCGRFLQEARIASRLRSEHAVKVHDVGRLENGLPYMVMEFLDGRDLRVIRKQRGPLPVEEATLYVIQACDALAEAHALGLVHRDVKPANLFLTHTREGTPCIKVLDFGVSKVSQAALLGVAEMRTSTGQMLGTPHYMPPEQMRGQRDVDARADIWAVGSLLYVLLTGRYPMHARSVQTVSLVLGGKFVPQLPSKVCRGLSPEIDPIIMRCLERDRDKRWPDLAELTLALRPFAPPAAQPLVDRIQRILRGGLRDSLAGARPGVDGSDAGERGSIPTTMGSGPSTGGMATELRPELPPPVFSATPADDDPAERSEVATVPDRSRARAAEADVVERSEAATVSDRPRAQAEADTAEPSEAVTVSERPRARAEAGPAERSEAATGSGRPRAHAEVDPAERSKAATIPDHARARAEAGPAERSEAGTGSGRPQTRAEAGRAALGAAGPAPARARVEEDSDETTIADTLRRLRSPFRAGFVLAAVAAAIVVALLASGTRPEERPSGSSASGPSGVKGDPVSVPPR, encoded by the coding sequence ATGCGCGGCCTGGAAGAGATCGAAGGGCTGGAGGTCGGAACCCTGATCGCCGGCAAGTACCGCGTGGACCGGCTGCTCGACAAGGGCGCGATGGGCGCCGTCGTCGCCGCGACCCACGTCGATCTCGACGAGCTCCGGGCGATCAAGGTGCTCCTGCCGGCGACCGCGGCCGATCCGGAGATGTGCGGGCGCTTCCTGCAGGAGGCGCGGATCGCGTCGCGGCTCAGGAGCGAGCACGCGGTCAAGGTGCACGACGTCGGGCGGCTCGAGAACGGGCTGCCGTACATGGTGATGGAGTTCCTCGATGGCCGCGATCTCCGGGTCATCCGCAAGCAGCGGGGCCCGCTGCCGGTGGAGGAGGCGACGCTCTACGTCATCCAGGCGTGCGACGCGCTCGCGGAGGCGCACGCGCTCGGGCTCGTGCACCGCGACGTGAAGCCGGCCAACCTCTTCTTGACGCACACCCGCGAGGGGACGCCGTGCATCAAGGTGCTCGACTTCGGCGTCTCCAAGGTGTCGCAGGCGGCGCTCCTCGGCGTCGCCGAGATGCGGACCAGCACGGGCCAGATGCTGGGCACGCCCCACTACATGCCGCCCGAGCAGATGCGCGGGCAGCGCGACGTCGACGCGCGCGCGGACATCTGGGCGGTCGGGTCGCTCCTCTACGTGCTGCTCACCGGCCGGTATCCCATGCACGCGCGCTCCGTCCAGACGGTCTCGCTCGTGCTCGGGGGCAAGTTCGTGCCGCAGCTGCCGTCGAAGGTCTGCCGCGGGCTCTCGCCGGAGATCGATCCGATCATCATGCGGTGCCTCGAGCGGGACCGCGACAAGCGCTGGCCCGACCTGGCGGAGCTCACGCTGGCGCTCCGCCCGTTCGCGCCGCCCGCTGCCCAGCCGCTCGTCGACCGCATCCAGCGCATCCTCCGCGGGGGCCTGCGCGACTCGCTGGCCGGGGCGCGCCCCGGCGTGGACGGCAGCGACGCGGGGGAGCGCGGCTCGATCCCCACCACCATGGGCTCCGGCCCATCCACCGGCGGCATGGCGACCGAGCTGCGCCCGGAGCTGCCGCCTCCCGTGTTCTCTGCGACTCCTGCGGACGACGATCCCGCCGAGCGGAGCGAGGTGGCCACGGTCCCGGACCGCTCGCGCGCCCGTGCGGCGGAGGCCGACGTGGTGGAGCGGAGCGAGGCGGCGACGGTCTCGGACCGCCCTCGCGCCCAGGCGGAGGCGGATACGGCGGAGCCGAGCGAGGCCGTCACGGTCTCGGAGCGCCCTCGCGCCCGGGCCGAGGCCGGTCCTGCGGAGCGGAGCGAGGCGGCGACCGGCTCGGGCCGCCCTCGCGCCCACGCGGAGGTGGATCCGGCGGAGCGGAGCAAGGCGGCGACGATCCCGGACCACGCGCGCGCCCGGGCGGAGGCCGGTCCTGCGGAGCGGAGCGAGGCGGGGACCGGCTCGGGCCGGCCGCAGACCCGGGCCGAGGCCGGCCGCGCCGCGCTGGGCGCGGCCGGCCCAGCTCCGGCGAGGGCGCGCGTCGAGGAGGACTCCGACGAGACGACGATCGCCGACACGCTCCGGCGGCTGCGCTCGCCCTTCAGGGCGGGCTTCGTCCTGGCGGCGGTGGCGGCGGCGATCGTCGTCGCGCTGCTGGCCAGCGGAACGCGGCCCGAGGAGCGGCCGTCGGGCTCCAGCGCTTCCGGGCCGTCGGGGGTAAAGGGCGATCCGGTCAGCGTTCCGCCCCGGTGA
- a CDS encoding superoxide dismutase family protein, translating into MKPAYRLSLLASFVLGATACGGAPEPAPAVPDVPAQPAQPAPEAPAAPTAAAPEAAPPAAAPEAAPPAPPVSISVPIEARTKSKLKGTATFTEVEGGVKVAVQISGAPKGKVAVHVHETGDCSAPDAKSAGAHYNPENHPHGIPDGAPHHLGDLGNIEVKADGTGAHEIIAKGANLKEGAPNTFLGRAIIVHEKADDGSQPAGNAGGRIGCGVISQGK; encoded by the coding sequence ATGAAACCGGCCTATCGTCTCTCGCTGCTCGCCTCGTTCGTCCTGGGCGCCACCGCTTGTGGCGGCGCGCCCGAGCCGGCCCCCGCGGTCCCCGACGTCCCCGCCCAGCCCGCGCAGCCTGCGCCGGAGGCGCCCGCGGCGCCCACGGCCGCGGCGCCCGAGGCCGCCCCGCCGGCCGCGGCGCCGGAGGCCGCGCCGCCTGCGCCGCCGGTGAGCATCTCGGTGCCCATCGAGGCGCGGACCAAGTCGAAGCTCAAGGGCACCGCGACCTTCACCGAGGTCGAGGGCGGCGTGAAGGTCGCCGTCCAGATCTCGGGCGCTCCCAAGGGCAAGGTCGCCGTCCACGTGCACGAGACCGGCGATTGCAGCGCGCCGGACGCGAAGAGCGCGGGCGCGCATTACAACCCCGAGAACCACCCGCACGGCATCCCCGACGGCGCGCCTCACCACCTCGGCGATCTCGGCAACATCGAGGTCAAGGCCGATGGGACCGGCGCCCATGAGATCATCGCCAAGGGCGCGAATCTCAAGGAGGGCGCCCCGAACACCTTCCTCGGCCGCGCCATCATCGTCCACGAGAAGGCGGATGACGGCAGCCAGCCCGCCGGAAACGCCGGTGGCCGCATCGGTTGCGGCGTCATCTCGCAGGGCAAGTGA
- a CDS encoding response regulator, whose product MTDTDAKPAPRGAAPGARPERPREEPPSILIVDDMPANLSLLTSMLTAQGYEVRAAISGAMALMSAAAAPPDLILLDVSMPHMDGYEVCRRLKGDPGTADIPVIFLSAMTGIGDKVMAFDAGGVDYVTKPFELREVLARVGTQLLLHRQRRELERQRRELEERYAQMRQMQAALRGYLSDRAWESIEESVSSNRPSPPAREVLTVLVSDIEEFVRLSESEEPGPLIADLSLYMATVAQIVYDHAGEVDKYVGDGMLAFFRSASDALEAALRIQRSIAAFNEHQRSQGRPAFPTRLGLSTGPVLLASIGSSGRREFTIIGDRVNTAFRIQAQARAGGLLMDEATFTAAGSPGEAMPALVRIRGKQGEERLYAISPEAMVEGGGRGGAEGG is encoded by the coding sequence ATGACGGACACCGACGCAAAGCCAGCCCCCCGCGGGGCGGCCCCGGGCGCGCGGCCGGAGCGCCCAAGGGAAGAGCCCCCGAGCATCCTGATCGTCGACGACATGCCGGCGAACCTTTCGCTCCTGACCTCGATGCTGACGGCGCAGGGCTACGAGGTGCGGGCGGCGATCAGCGGCGCGATGGCGCTGATGTCGGCGGCGGCGGCGCCTCCGGACCTCATCCTGCTCGACGTGAGCATGCCCCACATGGACGGCTACGAGGTGTGCCGCCGGCTCAAGGGCGATCCCGGGACGGCGGACATCCCGGTCATCTTCCTGAGCGCGATGACGGGCATCGGCGACAAGGTGATGGCGTTCGACGCGGGCGGCGTCGATTACGTCACGAAGCCGTTCGAGCTGCGCGAGGTGCTCGCCCGGGTGGGGACGCAGCTGCTCTTGCACCGGCAGCGCCGGGAGCTCGAGCGGCAGCGGAGGGAGCTCGAGGAGCGCTACGCGCAGATGCGCCAGATGCAGGCGGCGCTGCGCGGCTATCTCTCCGACCGGGCGTGGGAGAGCATCGAGGAGAGCGTTTCGTCGAACAGGCCGAGCCCGCCGGCGCGCGAGGTGCTGACGGTGCTGGTCAGCGACATCGAGGAGTTCGTGCGGCTCTCGGAGAGCGAGGAGCCCGGGCCGCTGATCGCGGATCTCAGCCTCTACATGGCCACGGTGGCGCAGATCGTCTACGACCACGCGGGCGAGGTCGACAAGTACGTTGGCGACGGCATGCTCGCGTTCTTCCGGAGCGCGAGTGACGCGCTCGAGGCGGCGCTGCGCATCCAGCGGAGCATCGCGGCCTTCAACGAACACCAGCGCTCGCAGGGCCGGCCCGCCTTCCCGACGCGGCTCGGGCTCTCGACAGGGCCGGTCCTCCTGGCGAGCATCGGGTCGAGCGGCAGGCGGGAGTTCACCATCATCGGCGATCGTGTGAACACCGCGTTTCGGATTCAGGCACAGGCGAGGGCCGGTGGCCTTCTGATGGATGAGGCGACGTTCACCGCGGCCGGGAGCCCGGGAGAAGCGATGCCCGCGCTGGTGCGGATCCGGGGAAAGCAGGGAGAGGAGAGGCTCTATGCGATCTCGCCGGAGGCAATGGTGGAAGGCGGCGGGCGCGGCGGGGCGGAGGGCGGTTGA
- a CDS encoding ATP-binding protein: protein MGAHRMQVVGISAFVVVGTLFLVALWALRRRLHARERELERKAQELAVSRAAEQRLVEELAEARRAEEEARRAREEAMNASRSKSAFLANMSHELRTPLNSILGFAQLVERDPSLADRHRENLAVICKSGEHLLGLVNDILEMAKIEAGRMTLVDAEFDLHDTLSGLSEMFAVEAQKRGLTLTVERAQDVPRHVHGDEGKLRQVLINLLGNALKFTPRGSVTLRASARRSTGVREGGAHDGAAGRVRVSFEVADTGRGMAKAELAELFEAFAQTATGRQSREGTGLGLHISRRIVRMMGGDIRVESQAGRGTTLRFDVRLSLVDAPDARAGGAARHPAALRAVGLSPGQPRYRVLVVDDRWDVRHCLLKLLDAVGIEARSATNGLGAVAQWETWAPHLVLLDLRMPLLDGYETASRIKSSPRGHETVVVAMTASAFEQNRALAAEAGCDDFVSKPFRDADILGLLTKHLGARFEYEERAAEPGAAQGAPAVDLARAAAGLPAALRKDLRRAATRLDAKAVQATIDRFRPEDAELAGAVAELARGYRFDSILALSSADEEEPS, encoded by the coding sequence GTGGGGGCACATCGCATGCAGGTCGTCGGGATCTCCGCCTTCGTGGTCGTCGGGACCCTTTTTCTGGTCGCCCTCTGGGCGCTCCGCCGGCGGCTCCACGCCCGCGAGCGCGAGCTCGAGCGGAAGGCGCAGGAGCTCGCGGTGAGCCGCGCCGCCGAGCAGCGGCTTGTGGAGGAGCTCGCCGAGGCGCGGCGGGCCGAGGAGGAGGCGCGCAGGGCGAGGGAGGAGGCCATGAACGCGAGCCGGTCGAAGAGCGCGTTCCTCGCCAACATGAGCCACGAGCTCAGGACCCCGCTCAACTCGATCCTCGGCTTCGCGCAGCTCGTGGAGCGCGACCCCTCGCTCGCCGACCGGCACCGCGAGAACCTCGCGGTCATCTGCAAGAGCGGCGAGCACCTGCTCGGCCTCGTCAACGACATCCTCGAGATGGCGAAGATCGAGGCCGGCCGCATGACGCTCGTCGACGCCGAGTTCGACCTCCACGACACGCTCTCGGGGCTCTCGGAGATGTTCGCTGTCGAGGCCCAGAAGCGGGGCCTCACGCTCACGGTGGAGCGGGCGCAGGACGTGCCGCGGCACGTCCACGGCGACGAGGGGAAGCTGCGGCAAGTGCTGATCAACCTGCTCGGCAACGCGCTGAAGTTCACGCCCCGCGGGTCGGTCACGCTGCGCGCCTCGGCGCGGCGCTCTACCGGCGTACGTGAGGGCGGCGCGCACGACGGCGCGGCGGGGCGGGTGCGGGTGTCGTTCGAGGTGGCGGACACCGGCCGGGGCATGGCCAAGGCGGAGCTCGCGGAGCTCTTCGAGGCGTTCGCGCAGACCGCGACCGGGCGGCAGTCGCGCGAGGGCACGGGCCTCGGCCTGCACATCAGCCGGCGCATCGTGCGGATGATGGGGGGCGACATCCGGGTGGAGAGCCAGGCAGGCCGCGGGACGACGCTCCGCTTCGACGTGCGCCTGTCGCTGGTCGACGCGCCCGACGCGCGCGCCGGCGGCGCCGCGCGCCATCCGGCGGCGCTCCGGGCCGTGGGGCTGTCGCCGGGCCAGCCGAGGTACCGCGTGCTCGTCGTCGACGACCGGTGGGACGTGCGCCACTGCCTGCTCAAGCTGCTCGACGCGGTGGGCATCGAGGCGCGCAGCGCGACCAACGGGCTCGGCGCTGTGGCGCAGTGGGAGACGTGGGCGCCGCACCTCGTCCTGCTCGATCTCCGCATGCCGCTGCTCGACGGCTACGAGACGGCGAGCCGCATCAAGTCGAGCCCGCGGGGGCACGAGACGGTCGTCGTGGCGATGACCGCGAGCGCGTTCGAGCAGAACCGGGCGCTCGCGGCGGAGGCGGGGTGCGACGACTTCGTGAGCAAGCCGTTCCGCGACGCGGACATCCTCGGCCTCCTGACGAAGCACCTCGGGGCCCGCTTCGAGTACGAGGAGCGCGCCGCCGAGCCCGGCGCGGCCCAGGGGGCGCCGGCCGTCGACCTCGCCCGGGCGGCGGCCGGGCTGCCCGCCGCGCTCCGCAAGGACCTCCGGCGGGCGGCGACGCGGCTCGACGCGAAGGCCGTCCAGGCGACGATCGATCGGTTCCGGCCGGAGGACGCGGAGCTCGCGGGGGCGGTGGCCGAGCTCGCACGGGGGTATCGCTTCGACAGCATCTTGGCGCTATCGAGCGCCGACGAGGAGGAGCCGTCATGA
- a CDS encoding sterol desaturase family protein, with amino-acid sequence MVVNEPASPRSRRRAEIAARIPRGYRPALHLAAPTLLGALVLAAAVRLLDAVDAVELLAVPATLLLAFAFEWWAHRSVLHRRAPLLGALCERHEREHHLAFTADDMALRSSRELWLVLTPPTSALLVLASLLPLAAAAGALFSRDAALLGLATAMAFFVSYEWLHLAYHLPVGSPVYRIPGLARLREHHRRHHDPRLMKRWNFNVTVPVFDLVRGTRWSPPPRRPTPRA; translated from the coding sequence ATGGTCGTGAACGAGCCGGCCTCGCCGCGGTCGCGGCGGCGCGCGGAGATCGCGGCGCGGATCCCGCGCGGGTACCGCCCGGCGCTCCACCTCGCGGCGCCCACGCTGCTCGGCGCGCTCGTGCTCGCGGCGGCGGTGCGCCTGCTCGACGCCGTCGATGCCGTCGAGCTCCTCGCTGTACCGGCGACGCTGCTGCTCGCCTTCGCCTTCGAGTGGTGGGCGCACAGGTCGGTGCTGCACCGGCGGGCGCCGCTGCTCGGCGCGCTCTGCGAGCGGCACGAGCGCGAGCACCACCTCGCCTTCACCGCCGACGACATGGCGCTGCGGAGCTCCCGCGAGCTCTGGCTGGTGCTGACGCCGCCCACCTCGGCGCTCCTGGTCCTCGCCTCGCTGCTGCCGCTCGCCGCGGCGGCGGGCGCCCTGTTCTCGCGGGACGCGGCGCTGCTCGGGCTCGCGACGGCGATGGCGTTCTTCGTCAGCTACGAGTGGCTGCACCTCGCGTATCACCTGCCAGTGGGCAGCCCGGTGTACCGGATCCCGGGGCTCGCGCGGCTCCGCGAGCACCACCGCCGGCACCATGACCCCCGGCTCATGAAGCGCTGGAACTTCAACGTGACCGTGCCCGTGTTCGATCTCGTCCGCGGGACGCGCTGGTCGCCGCCGCCGCGCCGGCCTACGCCGCGCGCGTAG